The Herbaspirillum sp. RTI4 genome has a segment encoding these proteins:
- a CDS encoding DUF3363 domain-containing protein, translating to MASRDDDRLRIKPGAPKRSDGSQSGQRAQRFVSKVLKQVSKAGGKSSGGRGARPASTFGRGRVASGMAGRTLGADARRVIIKSRFVVLKKVGANSVSTHLRYIERDGVTRDGERGQAYGAETDTADLKAFEERGKGDRHQFRFIVSVEDAGELEDLRGYTREFMQRMTTDLETKLDWVAVDHWDTDNPHTHIVLRGHAGIGRRNGQDMGQDLVIAPDYMAHGMRMRASELATEWLGPRTELDIRQGQLREVEQERLTSLDRTLLRQVSADIVDLTQQPNDRQYQTVLRARLQRLEAMELAGRIDANHWRLSPSMQQTLTTMGERGDILRTMHKALRGEQRELVLETAPATPVLGRIAAKGLADELNDRGYLVVDGIDGRAHYVRLPVGADLAALPVGGIVEVKPAERERAVDRNIAGIAREGLYRSADHLVQLRQEGAADPQTAVDAHVRRLEALRRSGAVERMTDGVWRIPPDFLSRTQAHDAQRAAGGTIELRSHLSIEQQVGAQGATWLDHQMVGDAKELSPRGFGVQVRDALQGRVNFLVEQGLAERRGSRVVLARNLLSSLRNQELAAAGKVIQQETGLAHRPLRDGERANGIYRRSVQLASGRFAMLDDGMGFSLVPWRPVVEQRLGQQVAAVVRGSSVTWDMGRRLGR from the coding sequence ATGGCCTCGCGTGACGACGACCGTTTGCGCATCAAGCCGGGCGCACCTAAGCGCTCGGATGGATCGCAAAGCGGCCAGCGCGCGCAGCGCTTTGTGTCGAAAGTCCTGAAGCAGGTCTCGAAGGCCGGTGGGAAGTCCTCGGGCGGGCGCGGAGCGCGTCCCGCATCGACCTTTGGACGGGGCCGCGTGGCTTCAGGCATGGCGGGCCGCACGCTTGGAGCAGACGCGCGGCGCGTGATCATCAAGTCTCGTTTTGTGGTGCTGAAGAAGGTTGGCGCCAATTCCGTATCGACGCACTTGCGCTACATCGAACGCGACGGCGTGACGCGCGATGGCGAGCGAGGCCAGGCCTACGGCGCCGAGACCGACACGGCTGACCTCAAGGCCTTCGAGGAACGCGGCAAAGGCGACCGCCATCAGTTCCGTTTCATCGTCTCGGTGGAGGATGCGGGGGAGCTGGAAGACCTGCGCGGTTACACGCGCGAGTTCATGCAGCGCATGACCACCGACCTGGAAACCAAACTGGACTGGGTGGCTGTCGATCACTGGGATACGGACAATCCGCACACGCACATCGTGCTGCGCGGGCACGCCGGGATTGGTCGAAGGAATGGTCAAGACATGGGTCAAGACCTGGTGATTGCACCGGACTATATGGCGCACGGCATGCGCATGCGCGCCAGCGAACTGGCGACCGAATGGCTGGGGCCGCGCACCGAATTGGATATCCGGCAGGGGCAGCTACGGGAAGTCGAGCAGGAGCGGCTGACGAGCCTGGACCGGACGCTGTTGCGGCAGGTCAGCGCGGATATCGTGGACCTGACCCAGCAGCCCAACGACCGGCAGTACCAAACCGTGCTGCGCGCCCGGTTGCAGCGGCTGGAGGCGATGGAGCTCGCCGGGCGAATCGACGCGAACCACTGGCGTCTATCGCCGAGCATGCAACAAACATTGACCACCATGGGCGAGCGTGGCGACATCCTGCGCACGATGCATAAGGCCTTGCGGGGCGAGCAGCGGGAGCTGGTACTGGAAACTGCGCCGGCAACACCAGTATTGGGCCGCATCGCCGCCAAGGGTCTGGCCGACGAACTCAATGACCGGGGCTATCTGGTGGTGGATGGCATCGACGGCCGCGCGCACTATGTCCGCCTGCCGGTTGGCGCGGACCTGGCCGCGCTGCCAGTGGGTGGCATAGTGGAAGTGAAGCCTGCCGAACGGGAACGAGCGGTAGACCGCAACATCGCCGGAATCGCGCGTGAAGGTCTCTACCGCAGCGCTGACCATCTTGTGCAGCTTCGACAGGAAGGTGCCGCAGATCCGCAAACTGCGGTCGATGCCCACGTGCGCCGACTCGAAGCGCTGCGCCGCTCTGGAGCCGTGGAGCGCATGACCGACGGCGTTTGGCGCATACCGCCTGACTTCTTGTCACGCACGCAAGCGCACGATGCGCAGCGGGCCGCAGGGGGCACTATTGAATTGCGTTCGCACCTGTCGATCGAACAGCAAGTAGGCGCCCAAGGCGCAACATGGTTGGACCATCAAATGGTGGGCGATGCGAAAGAACTGTCGCCACGCGGCTTCGGCGTCCAGGTGCGTGATGCGTTGCAAGGCCGAGTCAATTTCCTCGTCGAGCAGGGCTTGGCCGAGCGGCGCGGCTCGCGTGTGGTTTTAGCGCGCAACTTGCTATCCAGCTTGCGCAACCAAGAATTGGCTGCTGCGGGCAAAGTGATCCAGCAGGAGACCGGGCTGGCCCACCGCCCGCTGCGCGATGGCGAGCGCGCAAACGGCATCTACCGTCGCTCAGTCCAGCTCGCCAGCGGTCGCTTCGCGATGCTGGACGACGGCATGGGTTTCAGCCTGGTGCCATGGCGGCCGGTGGTGGAACAGCGGCTTGGGCAACAAGTGGCTGCTGTTGTCCGAGGGTCATCGGTCACCTGGGATATGGGGCGGCGACTTGGCCGGTAG
- a CDS encoding S26 family signal peptidase, protein MNTRRVVVALFAGLGIAALALPSLHTSLARIVYNPSDSVPPGWYRIDPPESLHIGSIVLVRLPADAAALAAQRGYLPEHVPLLKRIGAMSPQQVCIEKHIVRIDGIPVAGVHATDGRGRPLSAWQQCRRLHDGELFLLSATNPASFDSRYFGPVAVSAVIGSAQPLWTW, encoded by the coding sequence ATGAACACCCGTCGCGTTGTGGTCGCGCTATTCGCTGGCCTCGGCATCGCTGCGCTTGCCTTGCCGTCGCTGCACACATCACTGGCGCGCATCGTCTACAACCCCAGCGACAGCGTACCGCCTGGCTGGTATCGCATCGACCCGCCTGAATCGCTGCACATCGGCAGCATCGTGCTCGTTCGGCTTCCGGCAGACGCCGCCGCGCTGGCTGCGCAGCGTGGCTACCTGCCTGAGCACGTTCCGCTGCTCAAACGCATCGGCGCGATGTCACCGCAGCAGGTGTGCATTGAGAAGCACATCGTTCGCATCGACGGCATACCGGTGGCTGGCGTCCATGCAACAGATGGCCGTGGCCGTCCACTGTCGGCATGGCAGCAATGTCGGCGGCTTCACGATGGCGAGTTGTTCCTGCTCAGTGCAACCAATCCGGCATCGTTTGACAGCCGGTACTTCGGTCCCGTGGCTGTCTCCGCCGTGATCGGCAGCGCGCAACCTTTATGGACGTGGTGA
- a CDS encoding DUF2840 domain-containing protein, with protein sequence MSAILKAASNAPPIPSPVFSNVTNSTPLTRVSLAFVERRINLYLRFGHPVRELRLDRWRRCALFLPAALFCRVRWASNDYGTTRWQLLVLQTCTPLDAVQRIAGIQPGARLLLHAEGEQQVQSVLPQIDAIETLGIDPVTVSPAYWRTLGNRLSARLPLPAYTVERHAAYLAGEVLR encoded by the coding sequence ATGAGTGCAATATTAAAGGCGGCCAGCAACGCACCACCCATACCAAGTCCCGTGTTTTCAAACGTCACGAATAGCACGCCGCTGACGCGCGTGTCGCTGGCGTTCGTCGAACGTCGGATCAACCTCTATCTGCGCTTCGGCCATCCAGTTCGTGAGCTGCGCCTAGACCGCTGGCGGCGCTGCGCGCTGTTCCTGCCTGCCGCATTGTTCTGCCGCGTGCGCTGGGCGTCCAACGACTACGGCACGACGCGCTGGCAGCTCCTGGTGCTGCAAACCTGCACGCCACTCGATGCGGTGCAGCGCATCGCTGGCATCCAACCTGGTGCGCGCCTGTTGCTGCACGCCGAAGGCGAACAGCAAGTGCAGTCAGTTCTGCCGCAGATCGACGCCATCGAAACGCTCGGCATCGATCCGGTTACCGTGTCGCCCGCGTACTGGCGCACGTTGGGCAACCGGCTGTCTGCGCGGCTACCACTACCGGCTTATACGGTCGAACGGCATGCGGCTTACCTCGCGGGCGAGGTGCTGCGATGA
- a CDS encoding chromosome partitioning protein ParB — translation MKNSKRVAIGARPPADPHADAWVRQGDGADIGKADLYTARLTIDVTPALRARIKVDAFTRGITVAEMLRGLLEHEFPEKQS, via the coding sequence ATGAAAAACAGCAAACGGGTTGCCATTGGTGCGCGTCCGCCTGCCGACCCGCATGCCGATGCATGGGTGCGCCAAGGCGACGGTGCGGACATCGGCAAAGCCGACCTCTACACCGCCAGACTGACCATCGACGTGACGCCGGCGCTGCGCGCCCGCATCAAGGTTGACGCCTTCACACGGGGCATCACGGTGGCCGAGATGCTGCGCGGTCTGTTGGAACATGAATTCCCGGAGAAGCAATCATGA